From Pseudomonas alcaligenes, a single genomic window includes:
- a CDS encoding succinylglutamate desuccinylase/aspartoacylase family protein, with protein sequence MFRIDHPLPWNSPGTERFLSVLHFGQGPRKAYIQAALHADELPGMRVAVALRERLAALEANGRLLGRVELVPVANPIGLAQMFQSTHQGRFDFSSGKNFNRDFPDLSALVTPLLHSQLSEDSAANLALIRELMVRALQDLPPAATPFEGLQRLLLGHACTADLVLDLHCDFESVMLLYALPQLWPRLSGLASHLGAQAALLAEDSGGQSFDEACATPWLKLAAAFPGAAIPSACLATTIELGGMADTEAPRAEANAEAILAFLAEQGFIDGSWPSQPAHQCSATPFAGAQYAYAPHPGVVSYLQPLGARVAVGDPLFEVIDPLSGAHSIVRATTTGLLYARERLRFAQPGLWLAKVAGAEPIRSGRLLSD encoded by the coding sequence ATGTTTCGAATCGATCACCCCCTGCCGTGGAACAGTCCCGGTACTGAGCGCTTTCTGAGCGTACTGCATTTCGGCCAGGGGCCGCGCAAAGCCTACATCCAGGCAGCTCTGCACGCCGACGAACTGCCCGGCATGCGCGTTGCCGTAGCCCTGCGCGAACGCCTCGCCGCGCTGGAGGCGAACGGCCGCCTGCTGGGCCGCGTAGAGCTGGTACCGGTGGCCAATCCGATTGGTCTGGCCCAGATGTTCCAGTCGACCCACCAGGGACGCTTCGACTTTTCCAGCGGCAAGAACTTCAACCGTGATTTCCCTGACCTGAGCGCCCTGGTCACCCCTCTGCTGCACTCGCAGCTGAGTGAGGACAGCGCCGCAAACCTGGCCCTGATACGCGAGCTGATGGTTCGTGCCCTGCAGGATCTGCCGCCGGCCGCAACGCCCTTCGAAGGGCTGCAGCGCCTGCTCCTCGGTCACGCCTGCACGGCCGACCTGGTGCTGGATCTGCACTGTGATTTCGAGTCGGTCATGCTGCTCTACGCCCTTCCTCAGCTGTGGCCACGGCTGTCCGGACTGGCCTCCCACCTGGGGGCACAGGCCGCGCTGCTGGCTGAAGACTCAGGTGGTCAATCGTTCGACGAAGCCTGCGCCACGCCGTGGCTGAAGCTGGCCGCTGCCTTTCCCGGCGCGGCCATTCCCAGCGCTTGCCTGGCGACCACCATTGAGCTCGGTGGCATGGCCGATACCGAGGCGCCGCGGGCAGAGGCAAATGCAGAGGCCATCCTCGCCTTTCTCGCCGAGCAGGGCTTTATCGACGGCAGCTGGCCGAGCCAACCGGCACACCAGTGCTCGGCAACACCCTTCGCGGGCGCCCAATACGCCTATGCCCCGCACCCGGGTGTGGTCAGCTACCTGCAGCCGCTGGGCGCGCGCGTTGCCGTGGGCGACCCCCTGTTCGAGGTCATCGACCCGCTCTCCGGCGCCCACAGCATTGTGCGAGCCACCACCACGGGGCTTCTCTATGCCCGGGAACGCCTGCGTTTCGCCCAGCCGGGCCTGTGGCTGGCCAAGGTGGCCGGGGCCGAGCCCATCCGCAGCGGCCGCCTGCTGAGCGACTGA
- a CDS encoding ABC transporter permease: protein MLQPTFTRLSWFLSPLAVLLAWFLVANAGWYPSQLLVPPQHVYEAFLELLGSGELREHLQNSLSRLAIGFAIGAGSGLLFGTAMALSKNVEAYCAPLFHTLRQIPSIALIPMFILFFGVEETFKVLIVTKAAFFPVALAASEGVKGIPRSYFDVAAVYRLPLWSLLKDVAFPAAAPPIVTGLRISLSRAWMVLVAAELLAADSGLGQMIEMSRQMMRIDIVMVGVLVTGLVGFILDYGFRLLEKHLFRWKPRP, encoded by the coding sequence ATGCTGCAGCCAACCTTCACCCGCCTGAGCTGGTTCCTCTCGCCGCTGGCTGTGCTGCTGGCCTGGTTCCTGGTGGCCAACGCCGGCTGGTACCCGTCGCAACTGCTGGTACCGCCGCAGCATGTCTATGAAGCGTTCCTGGAACTGCTCGGTAGCGGCGAACTGCGCGAACACCTGCAGAACAGCCTGAGCCGCCTGGCCATCGGTTTCGCCATCGGTGCCGGCAGCGGCCTGCTGTTCGGCACCGCCATGGCCCTGTCGAAGAACGTCGAGGCCTACTGCGCGCCGTTGTTCCATACCCTGCGGCAGATCCCCTCGATCGCGCTGATCCCGATGTTCATCCTGTTCTTCGGCGTGGAGGAAACCTTCAAGGTGCTGATCGTCACCAAGGCCGCCTTCTTCCCGGTGGCGCTGGCCGCCAGCGAAGGGGTCAAGGGCATCCCGCGCAGCTACTTCGACGTCGCCGCGGTGTATCGCCTGCCGTTGTGGAGCCTGCTCAAGGACGTGGCCTTCCCCGCCGCCGCGCCGCCCATCGTCACCGGCCTGCGCATCAGCCTCAGCCGCGCCTGGATGGTGCTGGTGGCGGCCGAACTGCTGGCCGCCGACAGCGGCCTGGGGCAGATGATCGAGATGAGCCGGCAGATGATGCGCATCGACATCGTGATGGTCGGCGTGCTGGTCACCGGCCTGGTCGGCTTCATCCTCGACTACGGCTTTCGCCTGCTGGAAAAACACCTGTTCCGCTGGAAGCCACGCCCATGA
- a CDS encoding MurR/RpiR family transcriptional regulator produces the protein MNPAPNDLTVYTSPVMRKLASASPDLQPSLRKVADFILRHPLKAATLTIEELAQETSTSAAAVNRLARALKLSGFSALKAALVSTLQDLVSPVDKLRNEMAQRPDGAFGLHEQIQVASGNLGAAANSNSPATFEAFVDCLTKARRIYILGFGNSAYMAGLAAANLVPYCADAVAISMEGGNENAAYRLAAITENDVLLAISLPRYSLDTIHLARFANERGARVLAITDTPASPLVRLAEHVLFAPADHPMLISSNTVVLALIESLVAAVMTRNKEAVKLAAELTESVLSYLHIPAEQPRARKTMRKRKD, from the coding sequence ATGAATCCAGCGCCGAACGACCTGACCGTCTACACCTCTCCGGTAATGCGCAAGCTGGCATCGGCTTCGCCCGATCTGCAGCCGTCTTTGCGCAAGGTGGCAGACTTCATTCTTCGTCATCCGCTGAAGGCGGCCACTCTGACCATCGAAGAGCTGGCGCAGGAAACCTCGACCTCCGCCGCGGCGGTCAACCGCCTGGCCCGCGCCCTCAAGCTGAGCGGCTTCAGTGCCCTAAAGGCGGCCCTGGTCAGCACCCTGCAGGATCTGGTGTCGCCGGTGGACAAGCTGCGCAACGAAATGGCCCAGCGTCCGGACGGCGCCTTCGGCCTGCACGAACAGATCCAGGTGGCCAGCGGCAACCTCGGCGCCGCCGCGAACAGCAACAGCCCCGCGACCTTTGAAGCCTTCGTCGACTGCCTGACCAAGGCTCGGCGCATCTACATACTCGGCTTCGGCAATAGTGCCTACATGGCCGGCCTGGCCGCCGCCAACCTGGTGCCCTACTGCGCGGACGCCGTTGCCATCAGCATGGAAGGCGGCAACGAAAACGCGGCCTATCGCCTGGCCGCCATCACCGAAAACGATGTGCTGCTGGCCATCTCGCTGCCGCGCTACTCGCTGGATACCATTCATCTGGCGCGCTTCGCCAACGAGCGCGGGGCACGCGTGCTGGCCATCACCGACACCCCCGCCTCACCCCTGGTGCGCCTGGCCGAGCATGTGCTGTTCGCCCCCGCCGATCACCCGATGCTGATCAGCTCCAACACAGTGGTACTGGCACTGATCGAGAGCCTGGTCGCCGCGGTGATGACGCGCAACAAGGAGGCGGTAAAGCTGGCCGCCGAGCTCACGGAAAGCGTGCTGTCGTACCTGCACATACCGGCAGAGCAACCTCGCGCGCGCAAGACCATGCGCAAACGCAAGGACTGA
- a CDS encoding ABC transporter permease, whose translation MTLALRYLKPLRGLLLPLLLVAGWEYLSRQSASHAYAFVPLSQIGAGLAELVASGELWLSTLASLQRTCLGLLYGVLAGFAIGALMALSRLAERLLAPLYHTLRQVPILGLIPLLALWFGSGEFSKVLIVSLAAFYPMTLNTFEGFSHVEPRYREVGRIYALTPLQQFTQVLLPSALPSLSNGVLHALAFAWVSSVGCELFLSTGMGLGNLMMNAETGSRMEVVVIGVLCIGLLGYTMSQLFSRLSRHLLRWRNLR comes from the coding sequence ATGACTCTCGCCCTGCGTTACCTCAAACCCCTGCGCGGCCTGCTCCTGCCCTTGCTGCTGGTGGCCGGCTGGGAATACCTGTCGCGCCAGAGCGCCAGCCATGCCTACGCCTTCGTGCCGCTGAGCCAGATCGGCGCCGGCCTGGCCGAACTGGTCGCCAGCGGCGAGCTGTGGCTGAGCACCCTGGCCAGCCTGCAGCGCACCTGCCTGGGCCTGCTCTACGGGGTGCTGGCCGGCTTCGCCATCGGCGCGCTGATGGCGCTCTCGCGCCTCGCGGAACGCCTGCTCGCACCGCTCTACCACACCCTGCGCCAGGTGCCGATCCTCGGTCTGATCCCGCTGCTGGCGCTGTGGTTCGGCAGCGGCGAGTTCTCCAAGGTGCTGATCGTCAGCCTGGCCGCCTTCTACCCCATGACCCTGAACACCTTCGAGGGCTTCAGCCATGTCGAGCCGCGCTACCGCGAGGTCGGCCGCATCTATGCGTTGACCCCGCTGCAGCAGTTCACCCAGGTGCTGCTGCCCAGCGCCCTGCCGAGCCTGAGCAACGGCGTGCTGCATGCCCTGGCATTCGCCTGGGTCAGCTCGGTGGGTTGCGAGCTGTTCCTCTCCACCGGCATGGGCCTGGGCAACCTGATGATGAACGCCGAGACCGGCTCGCGCATGGAAGTGGTGGTGATCGGCGTGCTGTGCATCGGCCTGCTCGGTTACACCATGAGCCAGTTGTTTTCCCGCCTCAGCCGCCACCTGCTGCGCTGGCGCAATCTTCGTTGA
- a CDS encoding ABC transporter substrate-binding protein, which yields MNKIALLGALALSACASLAQAQETLRIGIEAAYPPFAFKTPEGQISGFDYDIGNALCAQMQVKCEWVEQAFDGLIPSLKVRKVDAVLSSMSITPDRLKSVDFTKKYYHTPGKLVMKAGSEVKDPLSDLKGKRVGVQRASTYDRYASDKFAEAGIEVVRYGSQNEAFLDLKSGRIDASLADVVNISEGFLKTDGGEGFALVGPDFNDPKYFGNGAGIAVRKGDAATAEKFSNAIAALRANGKYQEVQGKYFAYDIYGQ from the coding sequence ATGAACAAGATTGCTCTGCTCGGCGCCCTGGCACTCTCAGCCTGCGCCTCTCTGGCACAGGCTCAGGAAACCCTGCGTATCGGAATCGAAGCGGCCTACCCACCCTTCGCCTTCAAGACGCCGGAAGGCCAGATCAGCGGTTTCGATTACGACATCGGTAATGCGCTGTGCGCGCAGATGCAGGTCAAGTGTGAGTGGGTCGAGCAAGCCTTCGACGGCTTGATTCCCTCGCTCAAGGTGCGCAAGGTCGACGCCGTGCTGTCGTCCATGTCGATCACCCCGGATCGCCTGAAGTCGGTGGACTTCACCAAGAAGTACTACCACACCCCCGGCAAGCTGGTGATGAAGGCCGGCAGCGAGGTCAAGGATCCGCTGAGCGATCTCAAGGGCAAGCGGGTCGGCGTGCAGCGCGCCTCCACCTATGATCGCTACGCCAGCGACAAATTCGCCGAAGCCGGCATCGAGGTGGTGCGCTACGGCTCGCAGAACGAAGCCTTCCTCGACCTGAAGTCCGGACGTATCGATGCGTCGCTGGCCGACGTGGTGAACATCAGCGAAGGCTTCCTCAAGACTGACGGTGGCGAGGGCTTCGCCCTGGTCGGCCCGGACTTCAACGACCCGAAATACTTCGGTAACGGCGCGGGCATCGCCGTGCGCAAAGGCGATGCCGCCACTGCCGAGAAGTTCAGCAATGCCATCGCCGCTCTGCGTGCCAACGGCAAGTACCAAGAAGTCCAGGGCAAGTATTTCGCCTACGACATCTACGGCCAGTAA
- a CDS encoding ABC transporter ATP-binding protein, whose amino-acid sequence MNALLHPPLTGSEQSLSGALHIRGLNKQYRIDGKALPVLQNIDLQVRPGEFVSIVGASGCGKSSLLRLIVGLENEYEGEILLDGKAVSGTSLERGIVFQDHRLFPWKTVEQNVALALQNQGLGKQEKAERVAEHLALVNLTGFEQAYPHQLSGGMAQRAAIARALITQPKVLLLDEPFGALDALTRVHLQRELQRIWVQQRSTMIMVTHDVEEALYLGDRVIVMDARPGRIKHEVQVDLPHPRERNAPRLQKQRDELLGELTGA is encoded by the coding sequence ATGAATGCACTTCTCCACCCGCCCCTGACCGGCAGCGAACAGAGCCTGTCCGGCGCCCTGCATATCCGCGGGCTGAACAAGCAATACCGCATCGACGGCAAGGCCCTGCCGGTGCTGCAGAACATCGACCTGCAGGTGCGCCCCGGCGAGTTCGTCAGCATCGTCGGCGCCAGCGGCTGCGGCAAATCCTCGCTGCTGCGCCTGATCGTCGGCCTGGAGAACGAGTACGAGGGCGAGATCCTGCTGGATGGCAAAGCCGTTTCCGGCACCAGCCTGGAACGCGGCATCGTGTTCCAGGATCACCGCCTGTTCCCCTGGAAAACCGTCGAGCAGAACGTCGCCCTGGCCCTGCAGAACCAGGGTCTGGGCAAGCAGGAAAAGGCCGAGCGGGTGGCCGAGCACCTGGCCCTGGTCAACCTTACCGGCTTCGAACAGGCCTACCCGCACCAGCTCTCCGGCGGCATGGCGCAGCGCGCGGCAATTGCCCGCGCGCTGATCACCCAGCCCAAGGTGCTGCTGCTCGACGAGCCCTTCGGCGCCCTCGACGCCCTGACCCGCGTGCACCTGCAGCGCGAGCTGCAACGCATCTGGGTGCAGCAGCGCAGCACCATGATCATGGTCACCCACGATGTCGAGGAAGCGCTGTACCTGGGCGACCGGGTGATCGTCATGGACGCCCGCCCGGGGCGCATCAAGCATGAAGTGCAGGTCGACCTGCCGCACCCGCGCGAACGCAACGCGCCGCGCCTGCAGAAGCAGCGCGACGAGCTGCTGGGGGAGCTGACGGGAGCGTGA